Proteins encoded by one window of Streptomyces sp. ALI-76-A:
- a CDS encoding metal ABC transporter permease gives MEILNYAFMQRALLAAVLVGVTAPAVGIYLVQRRQALMGDGIGHVAMTGVGLGFLLSWSPVWMATLVSVLGAVLMELIRWYGRTRGDIALAMLFYGGMAGGVMFINLAPTGSNANLTSYLFGSLSTVSESDVTAICLLAAFVVLVTVGLRRQLFAVSQDEEFARVTGLPVRALNLLTAITAAVTVTVAMRVVGLLLVSALMVVPVAAAQQLTRSFAATFAVAVAIGVSVTIGGTVTSYYQDVPPGATIVLLTIGAFVLLTALAAPLARRRARALAAARPDGDPAECAVPAGRGEGGKVGV, from the coding sequence ATGGAGATCCTCAACTACGCCTTCATGCAGCGGGCCCTGCTCGCCGCCGTCCTGGTCGGCGTCACCGCCCCCGCCGTCGGCATCTACCTCGTCCAGCGCCGCCAGGCCCTGATGGGCGACGGCATCGGTCACGTCGCGATGACCGGCGTCGGCCTCGGCTTCCTGCTGTCCTGGTCGCCGGTGTGGATGGCCACGCTCGTGTCGGTGCTGGGCGCGGTCCTGATGGAACTGATCCGCTGGTACGGCCGGACCCGCGGCGACATCGCCCTCGCGATGCTCTTCTACGGCGGCATGGCCGGCGGTGTGATGTTCATCAACCTCGCGCCGACCGGTTCCAACGCCAACCTGACCTCGTACCTGTTCGGTTCCCTGTCGACGGTGAGCGAGTCGGACGTCACCGCGATCTGCCTGCTCGCCGCCTTCGTCGTCCTCGTCACCGTCGGGCTGCGCCGCCAGCTGTTCGCGGTCAGCCAGGACGAGGAGTTCGCGCGCGTCACCGGCCTGCCGGTGCGGGCGCTGAACCTGCTCACGGCGATCACCGCGGCGGTGACGGTGACGGTCGCCATGCGGGTGGTGGGCCTGCTGCTGGTGTCGGCGCTGATGGTGGTGCCGGTGGCGGCGGCCCAGCAGCTGACCCGGAGCTTCGCGGCGACGTTCGCGGTCGCGGTGGCCATCGGCGTCTCGGTGACGATCGGCGGGACCGTGACGTCGTACTACCAGGACGTGCCGCCCGGCGCGACGATCGTGCTGCTCACCATCGGCGCGTTCGTCCTGCTGACCGCGCTGGCGGCCCCGCTGGCCCGGCGCCGCGCGCGGGCGCTGGCCGCCGCGCGTCCCGACGGGGATCCCGCCGAGTGCGCCGTTCCGGCCGGCCGGGGAGAGGGCGGCAAGGTCGGCGTCTGA
- a CDS encoding transcriptional repressor: MTTAGPSVKGRATRQRAAVAAALDEVDEFRSAQDLHDMLKHKGDSVGLTTVYRTLQSLADAGEVDVLRTSDGESVYRRCSTGEHHHHLVCRVCGKAVEVEGPAVETWADAIAAEHGFVNVAHTVEIFGTCEDCAAEQS; the protein is encoded by the coding sequence GTGACGACCGCTGGACCGTCCGTGAAGGGCCGCGCCACCCGGCAGCGTGCCGCTGTGGCGGCGGCGCTCGACGAGGTCGACGAGTTCCGCAGTGCCCAGGACCTGCACGACATGCTCAAGCACAAGGGTGACTCCGTCGGCCTGACCACGGTCTACCGCACGCTCCAGTCCCTCGCCGACGCCGGCGAGGTCGACGTCCTGCGCACCTCCGACGGCGAGTCGGTCTACCGCCGCTGCTCCACCGGCGAACACCACCACCACCTGGTCTGCCGCGTCTGCGGCAAGGCCGTCGAGGTCGAGGGCCCGGCGGTGGAGACATGGGCGGACGCCATCGCGGCGGAACACGGCTTCGTGAACGTGGCCCACACGGTGGAGATCTTCGGCACGTGCGAGGACTGCGCGGCCGAGCAGTCCTAG
- a CDS encoding isoprenyl transferase, which translates to MAVRGILGRQRREYRTPEPHPSGARPPKLPGELVPKHVAIVMDGNGRWAKERGLPRTEGHKVGAERVLDVLQGGLELGVGAISLYAFSTENWKRSPDEVRFLMNFNRDFIRKTRDQLDELGIRVRWVGRMPRLWKSVAKELQVAQEQTKDNDKLTLYFCMNYGGRAELADAMQAIAQDVQAGRLDPSKVTEKTIQKYLYYPDMPDVDLFLRPSGEQRTSNYLLWQSAYAEMVFQNVLWPDFDRRDLWRACVEFASRDRRFGGAIPNEELLAMEGKQE; encoded by the coding sequence ATGGCCGTACGCGGGATCCTGGGGCGCCAGCGCCGCGAGTACAGGACGCCGGAGCCGCACCCGTCCGGGGCCCGTCCGCCGAAGCTGCCGGGCGAGCTGGTCCCGAAGCATGTGGCGATCGTCATGGACGGGAACGGGCGCTGGGCGAAGGAGCGGGGGCTGCCCCGCACGGAGGGGCACAAGGTCGGCGCCGAGCGGGTGCTGGACGTGCTCCAGGGCGGACTGGAGCTGGGCGTCGGCGCGATCTCGCTGTACGCCTTCTCCACCGAGAACTGGAAGCGGTCGCCGGACGAGGTGCGCTTCCTGATGAACTTCAACCGGGACTTCATCCGCAAGACCCGCGACCAGCTCGACGAGCTGGGAATCCGGGTGCGCTGGGTGGGGCGGATGCCCCGGCTGTGGAAGTCGGTGGCCAAGGAGCTCCAGGTCGCGCAGGAGCAGACCAAGGACAACGACAAACTGACGCTGTACTTCTGCATGAACTACGGCGGCCGGGCCGAACTCGCGGACGCGATGCAGGCCATCGCGCAGGACGTGCAGGCGGGGCGGCTCGACCCGTCGAAGGTCACCGAGAAGACGATCCAGAAGTACCTGTACTACCCGGACATGCCGGACGTGGACCTGTTCCTGCGGCCGAGCGGCGAGCAGCGCACGTCCAACTACCTGCTCTGGCAGAGCGCCTACGCCGAGATGGTCTTCCAGAACGTCCTGTGGCCCGACTTCGACCGGCGTGACCTGTGGCGCGCGTGCGTGGAGTTCGCGTCCCGGGACCGACGCTTCGGCGGGGCGATCCCGAACGAGGAGCTGCTGGCCATGGAGGGCAAGCAGGAGTAG
- the recO gene encoding DNA repair protein RecO — translation MSLFRDDGIVLRTQKLGEADRIITLLTRGHGRVRAVARGVRRTKSKFGARLEPFSHVDVQFFARGSELIGRGLPLCTQSETIAPYGSGIVADYARYTAGTAMLETAERFTDHEGEPAVQQYLLLVGALRTLARGEHAANLVLDAFLLRSLAVNGYAPSFGDCAKCGMPGPNRFFSVASGGSVCADCRVAGSVVPSPQTLELLGALLTGDWDTADACEPRHVREGSGLVSAYLHWHLERGLRSLRYVEK, via the coding sequence ATGAGTCTGTTCCGCGACGACGGCATCGTGCTGCGCACCCAGAAGCTGGGCGAGGCGGACCGGATCATCACACTGCTCACGCGCGGTCACGGACGGGTACGGGCCGTGGCCCGCGGGGTGCGGCGGACCAAGTCGAAGTTCGGGGCGCGGCTCGAACCCTTCTCCCACGTCGACGTGCAGTTCTTCGCGCGGGGCAGTGAGCTGATCGGCCGCGGGCTGCCGCTCTGCACCCAGAGCGAGACCATCGCGCCGTACGGGAGCGGGATCGTCGCGGACTACGCGCGGTACACCGCGGGCACCGCGATGCTGGAGACCGCCGAGCGGTTCACCGACCACGAGGGCGAGCCGGCGGTGCAGCAGTACCTGCTGCTCGTCGGGGCGCTGCGGACGCTCGCCCGCGGCGAGCACGCCGCGAACCTCGTCCTGGACGCCTTCCTGCTGCGCTCCCTCGCCGTCAACGGGTACGCGCCCAGCTTCGGCGACTGCGCGAAGTGCGGCATGCCCGGGCCGAACCGGTTCTTCTCGGTGGCGTCCGGGGGGTCGGTCTGCGCGGACTGCCGGGTGGCGGGCAGCGTCGTACCGTCGCCGCAGACCCTGGAACTCCTCGGCGCGCTGCTTACGGGAGACTGGGACACCGCGGACGCGTGCGAGCCGCGCCATGTCCGGGAGGGCAGCGGACTGGTCTCCGCCTACCTGCACTGGCACCTGGAGCGCGGGCTGCGTTCGCTGCGTTACGTCGAGAAGTGA
- a CDS encoding helix-turn-helix transcriptional regulator: protein MANGSRQAVWEFFGAELKRRREDAGITQVELGLRVFVSGGYIGQFEQAIRKPQLDVAQRIDEALQTDGIFERLCRKLIDDPRYADYFAKAAELEALATKICEFAPALVPGLLQTAEYARAITLAMNPFAPDEYIEEKVSGRVERSRILRDATRPQYWVILHENVLRIPVGGAAVMAEQLEYVAGLARRRAVLVQVLPYAAGAYPVMTGSLKLMEFEEAPPTAYTEAVYSGNLLDDPAMVTRAQSAYDLMRAAALSPEASLALIDSAAEDFRRCASTT, encoded by the coding sequence GTGGCCAATGGTTCACGGCAGGCAGTCTGGGAGTTCTTCGGAGCGGAGCTGAAGCGGAGGAGGGAGGACGCGGGGATCACTCAAGTGGAGCTGGGCTTAAGGGTTTTCGTGTCCGGCGGGTACATCGGGCAGTTCGAACAGGCTATTCGGAAACCACAATTGGACGTGGCGCAGCGGATTGACGAGGCACTACAAACCGACGGTATTTTCGAGCGGCTGTGCCGGAAGCTCATCGATGATCCTCGGTATGCGGATTACTTCGCGAAGGCGGCCGAGCTGGAGGCGCTGGCCACGAAGATCTGCGAGTTCGCGCCGGCGCTGGTGCCGGGCCTGTTGCAGACGGCTGAGTACGCACGGGCGATCACACTGGCGATGAACCCGTTCGCGCCGGACGAGTACATCGAGGAGAAGGTGTCCGGCCGCGTCGAGCGGTCGAGGATCCTGCGGGACGCCACGCGGCCCCAGTACTGGGTGATCCTGCACGAGAACGTCCTGCGGATCCCGGTGGGCGGGGCGGCGGTGATGGCCGAGCAGTTGGAGTACGTCGCGGGGCTGGCGCGCAGGCGGGCGGTGCTGGTGCAGGTGCTGCCGTATGCGGCTGGGGCATATCCCGTCATGACCGGCTCTCTGAAGCTCATGGAGTTCGAGGAGGCACCGCCAACCGCCTATACAGAGGCCGTGTATTCAGGGAATCTCCTTGACGATCCAGCCATGGTGACGCGGGCGCAGTCGGCATACGATCTGATGAGGGCCGCCGCGCTGTCGCCGGAGGCGTCCCTGGCCCTGATCGATTCGGCGGCGGAGGACTTCAGACGATGCGCGAGTACGACCTGA
- a CDS encoding DUF397 domain-containing protein, with the protein MREYDLTNAHWRKSTFSDGNGGDCVEVAYDFPGAARWRKSTYSDGNGGNCVEVADGVPGVVPVRDSKVVGGPVVVIGAGAWTEFVRTVRDLLG; encoded by the coding sequence ATGCGCGAGTACGACCTGACCAACGCACACTGGCGCAAGAGCACGTTCAGCGACGGCAACGGCGGCGACTGCGTCGAGGTCGCGTACGACTTCCCGGGCGCCGCCCGCTGGCGCAAGAGCACCTACAGCGACGGCAACGGCGGCAACTGCGTCGAGGTCGCCGACGGAGTCCCCGGTGTCGTCCCGGTCCGGGACAGCAAGGTCGTCGGTGGTCCGGTGGTGGTGATCGGGGCGGGTGCCTGGACGGAGTTCGTCCGCACTGTCAGGGATCTACTGGGGTAA
- a CDS encoding alpha/beta hydrolase, with amino-acid sequence MKQTTRNASLAATTATAAVLLGLTAPVTASAAAPALAWTTCAGTGLDPRQQCATLKVPMNYADPGGPKIDMAVSRIPSEDPAERRGALLLIPGGPGGSSLNDPSGKGQKLPREVRNTFDLIGFAPRGLAPSTAVNCGFDRADLALSKLRPWPAPDGSVDGTMVTARRMADACARNGGELIRHLSTANEARDLDRLRAALGERRISAWGVSYGTYVGAVYSQLFPHRTDRIVLDSNDDPDPARVSRAWLAGHEQGVEDTFPAFAKWASAPDNPDRLAASAAAVRPMFLRLAERLDREPIPWPGANPEELNGNVLRQALLDGLYQPRRFPGLARLILAGTVPPAPVTPPEPVLQNVAAVGAGTLCNDVAWPASAAAYQKDVDRSRAAYPLTAGMPRNAMVCAAWPFAPQQPPVRITDRGPSTILLVQNERDVATPLAGALKLRRALGDRAVMVTVNATGHDSYLDSGNPCGDATVSRFLATGERPDSDLYCG; translated from the coding sequence GTGAAGCAGACCACACGCAACGCCTCCCTCGCGGCCACCACCGCCACCGCCGCCGTCCTGCTCGGCCTCACCGCCCCGGTGACCGCGTCCGCGGCGGCCCCCGCCCTCGCCTGGACCACGTGCGCGGGTACCGGACTCGACCCGCGTCAGCAGTGCGCCACGCTCAAGGTGCCGATGAACTACGCCGACCCGGGCGGGCCGAAGATCGACATGGCCGTTTCCCGGATACCGAGCGAGGACCCCGCCGAACGGCGGGGCGCGCTGCTGCTGATCCCGGGCGGGCCGGGCGGGTCCAGCCTCAACGACCCGTCGGGCAAGGGGCAGAAGCTGCCGCGGGAGGTGCGGAACACCTTCGACCTGATCGGGTTCGCGCCGCGCGGGCTCGCCCCCTCCACCGCCGTGAACTGCGGTTTCGACCGTGCTGATCTGGCCCTGTCCAAGCTGCGGCCCTGGCCCGCCCCGGACGGGTCCGTCGACGGCACCATGGTCACCGCGCGGCGGATGGCGGACGCCTGCGCCCGCAACGGCGGTGAGCTGATCCGGCACCTCAGCACGGCCAACGAGGCCCGCGATCTCGACCGTCTGCGGGCCGCGCTCGGCGAGCGCAGGATCTCCGCGTGGGGCGTGTCGTACGGGACGTACGTCGGGGCCGTGTACAGCCAGCTGTTCCCGCACCGCACCGACCGGATCGTGCTGGACAGCAACGACGACCCCGACCCCGCCCGGGTCTCCCGTGCCTGGCTCGCCGGGCACGAGCAGGGCGTCGAGGACACCTTCCCCGCGTTCGCGAAGTGGGCGTCGGCGCCGGACAACCCGGACCGGCTGGCCGCGTCGGCGGCCGCGGTGCGGCCGATGTTCCTGCGGCTCGCCGAGCGTCTGGACCGCGAGCCGATTCCCTGGCCCGGCGCCAACCCCGAGGAGCTGAACGGCAATGTGCTGCGCCAGGCGCTGCTGGACGGTCTCTACCAGCCCCGCAGGTTCCCCGGGCTGGCCAGGCTGATCCTGGCCGGCACCGTGCCGCCCGCGCCGGTCACTCCGCCGGAGCCGGTGCTCCAGAACGTGGCCGCCGTCGGCGCCGGAACCCTCTGCAACGACGTCGCCTGGCCCGCCTCGGCCGCCGCGTACCAGAAGGACGTCGACCGGAGCCGGGCCGCGTACCCGCTGACCGCGGGCATGCCGCGCAACGCGATGGTCTGCGCCGCCTGGCCGTTCGCCCCGCAGCAGCCGCCGGTGCGGATCACCGACCGCGGGCCCTCCACCATCCTGCTGGTGCAGAACGAACGGGACGTCGCCACTCCGCTCGCCGGCGCCCTCAAGCTCCGCCGCGCCCTCGGTGACCGTGCCGTCATGGTCACCGTGAACGCCACCGGCCACGACTCCTACCTCGACAGCGGCAACCCGTGCGGGGACGCGACGGTGTCCCGCTTCCTGGCCACGGGCGAGCGGCCGGACTCCGACCTCTACTGCGGCTGA